The Astyanax mexicanus isolate ESR-SI-001 chromosome 21, AstMex3_surface, whole genome shotgun sequence genome contains the following window.
TAGTAGATTAAACTGGCCGATAACCAAAAATCGGTGTCTTGATAATGCTGAATGTCTACTTCAGTTTGCTGTAGAACATTAAGTATTTCTGAGTATTTCTAGATATTTCTACTGTTTTTATTCAGTTTGAAAATGCTGACAGGCACATATGTAACAGCAGCTCATTAACAACCTCAGATAACAAAAATTCAGGTTCCCGTATCcttttaaaaagctgtaaaactCAGTAGATATTTGTTTGCAGAAGAAGTCACACATTATTGGGCAATTTTCTTGTTTTCCTAGAAAGTCGTTGGATTGGCAGCTCATTAGTCCTGTTTCTCCATAGCCAGGCTGACATGTTTGGTAATGAGGAGAAGTCAGGCTTTGCAAATTGGGTTTTTCTTTGGTAAAATCTGCTGCAGGGATGTCTTTCATTTTTAAACAGAAGTGTGGAGTGACCCCTCTCTGGTTTATCAGCATTCAGAAACGCTAATCACCGCTCTACTCTACTGCTTATTTATTCTCAATACGTCTGTTTTTACTTTCTGAAGTCTTAGTACGGTTCTGTTTAGtctgaaaaagtttaaaaagtagtAATTTCCTGATGTGATCTAGACAGTTTTAAGGCTGTTTTTAGCTTGATACAGCtcagatcctttgtttttaccgctgtgCTCTAATACTGTTTTATCTGGGATCCTTTAGGCACTATAAAACCTATGGGGTTTACTAACTATCTAACTAATCCAGTGTGTTAAAGTTAGTATTCACTTATATTTCTATTCTAATAGATAATAATAACTTTGCAATAgttttgttttgtaatactgACCAATGGAAACTTGGGAAATCAAtctaaaacatctttaaaatgcCATTATAAACCTGTGAAATGTCTTTAAATCCTTACCAATTAAACGCACTTCTTCAATGAGGTCAAAAATAAGGAGCTTGGGGCAAAGTGGCAATTCTAAACATTTTTCATAACCATCAGGAATGTGAATTAACAAGAACTTAGATTTACAATAAATGTCACAATACAGGGCTTATGATTCAGTATATAACCATAAATTCTGATACTGTAAGCTTGTTCAAATGAAATGTTAGGAAAACACTAAAAGGTAAAAACACagatcttattttttaaataaaaagaaaagcgtACATTTCATCTAATCATAACAGTCTCATGAttcaatataaaacaataaattcTGATACTGTAAGCAATGGAATATATTATGTTTGTTCAAATTAAATATTAGGAAAACTCTGTTAAAAACTTAACAGTCTGGTTGATTTCTAAATCGATCATTGGAAAGCAatgctgtgtttttgaaaatcaatacagtatttttaaaattacatatatattattcaaaatatcaatattttcttagcCCGCGAGTTTGAGGACGCAAGAGTGTAAGTAATGGACATTATTTCCAGCTCACAGCAGTAAGGACAATTCTCATAAAGCAGCAGGTTGTGTTTGGCATAAACTTTGTTTGTCATTTCTTCAGTTTCTTTAAAATTTCAGAAGGTTATCAGTTCCAGTCCTCCAGAGCAAGCCTGGATATTTTTCTGCTGTAAAACATCTACAAAACCTGATGACTACATGCAGAACTGTATAAACTGTGCTCGTGCAGAAAAGTCACTGAACTTTACTGATCTCCAAACTTCCAAAAGCAGAACTGTTAAACTGTTGAGCCAAAAAACAGGCTGTAGACTGCATAACTGTGTTGCAAATAAAATAATCCAGAAAGAGGCATAAGAACTAAAAACTGTTCTGTTAAAAGTTCAATTTCTTTGAGGAACTTTTGAGAATTGTTCAAGATTATGGTAGAATGCCTTTAAGGGGTTAAGGTATGGATAATTATGGTTAAAGTATGGATAATAAAGGGCTGATGAAGGGATGGATGATGAAGGGATGGCTGATGAAGGGATGGATGATAAAGGGATGGATGATGAAGGTAAAGGTGTAGTAAAGAAGGTATAGATGATTAAGGTAAAGGTATGGATAATGAAAGGATGAATAAGGTACGGATAATGAAGTTATGGATGATGAAGGTGAAGGTATGGATAATGAAGGTATGGATGATGAAAGTTTGGTGATGACAATATGGATGACAATGGTTAAGGTATGGATGATGATGGTATAGAGTAGACAATGAGACAATGATGATTGTAAAGATAATGAAGATATGGATGATGAATGTATAGGTGTCGAAGATATGGATGATGAAAGTAAAGGTATGGATGATAATTGTGAAGGTATGGATGATGAAAGTATGGATGATGAAGGTGAAGGTATGGATGATGAAAGTATGGATGATGAAAGTATGGATGATGAAAGTATGGATGATGAAGGTGAAGGTATGGATGATGAAGGTGAAGGTATGGATGATGAAGGTATGGATGATGAAGGTGAAGGTATGGATGATGAAAGTATGGATGATGAAAGTATGGATGATGAAAGTATGGATGATGAAGGTGAAGGTATGGATGATGAAGGTGAAGGTATGGATGATGAAAGTATGGATGATGAAGGTGAAGGTATGGATGATGAAAGTATGGATGATGAAAGTATGGATGATGAAGGTGAAGGTATGGATGATTAAGGTTAAGGTATGGATGATGACGGTATGGATGATGAAGGTATGGATGATGAAGGTGAAGGTATGGATGATGAAGGTGAAGGTATGGATGATGAAGGTGAAGGTATGGATGATGAAGGTGAAGGTATGGATGATTAAGGTTAAGGTATGGATGATGACGGTATGGATGATGAAGGTATGGATGATGAAGGTGAAGGTATGGATGATGAAGGTGAAGGTATGGATGATGAAAGTATGGATGATGAAAGTATGGATGATGAAGGTGAAGGTATGGATGATTAAGGTTAAGGTATGGATGATGACGGTATGGATGATGAAGGTATGGATGATGAAGGTATGGATAATGAAGGTGAAGGTATGGATGATGAAGGTATGGATGATGAAGGTATGGATGATGAAGGTATGGATGATGAAGGTATGGATAATGAAGGTGAAGGTATGGATGATGAAGGTATGGATGATGAAGGTATGGATAATGAAGGTGAAGGTATGGATGATGAAGGTATGGATGATGAAGGTATGGATGATGAAGGTATGGATGATGAAGGTATGGATAATGAAGGTGAAGGTATGGATGATGAAGGTATGGATGATGAAGGTATGGATGATTAAGGTTAAGGTATGGATGATGAAGGTATAGATGATGAAGGTATGGATGATGAAGGTATGGATAATGAAGGTGAAGGTATGGACGATAAAGGTATGGATGAAATCAGCTAAGGGTTTCCTTGTGAACTCGTTCTTCTCCTCCATCTCTATGAAAGTTAAGGAGGAAGTCTTTTTGTCGATTTCTTTGGGCTCAATTACGTCCAGAAGAGTGGAGATGTTACGGGTCTTACTGCTCACAGCACTTTGTAATGATAGGCTTTAAGTGCAGCAGGCGAGGAGTTATTCAGGGAAGTGGCCAATAGCTTCAGATCCTGAGTTCCTGAGTTCAGGTGATCGATTTGAGGAACGCTGCTACAGAAGACTCCAGATTCTTCAGGACTTCTGTAGGAACTATAAAGGAACTGATAGTGaagattcagtgtttttcatttctgcattttacaatcagaatttaaataaatattaaataaataaataaatattttcttgatttttcattttgtaaccaaaaaaatctgaccttgattttttttaattaaaggtattaaaagagtttattctgcttttgttggagtaactatctctactgtccaggaaacaAGGCTTTCTATTAGAGGCTTGTAGAGAATTGCTTcgagggtttgattgcattcaacttcctaacaaaaacatattaacctttttttttttactcggtAATACATTGAGTGTAACCCACATTTTCCTTGCAGCCAAGCATCcagcaacagaaaaaaaaaatcaaaaatcaaaacgagtatttaatcaggttaagctaaaataaggaaaatcataaacaaaacaaaaataaaaaataaatagtaaggGTATTAGAaatacaagcaaacaatataaaatctgaaaaaacatatgtaataattTAGAATAAATGGTTAAGTGTATAAGCTTAATGTTGTCGTTTAccactgtctctttgctgtgaagatgcttgaagatgaggaagaagacaccgcagacgttgccttaagtgtaatacaattatttattacaaacactaaaacaatatctacaaggcttcctaggccagcctttTAGAGAGATGTTGCCCGATCTgatgttcctcttctctctcccGTACACTGTGTCGGGACCCCTTTTAAAGGTCtgtggtacacatctggaaacacttaaacctacacagccatacatagccataggcggagcctacagtacatgcattattgaaagagtataaagagaaataaaagagaatataaagagaatacatatgctgaaaatatacgtcaatgtaaagcaataaatagagtaataaaaagaaagaaataaagaactaacAAATTAAGTacctaaaaaaataacacaaagatTATAAGTATTGAGTTTGCATCTATATATGTTACAAAAGTCCATAAGGTAAATTTTGGAAAAGTCCTGTTCTAttgacagtacagtacagttgcagttgcacatttgtgtcagcaatgagtaAAAAATGGCAATGATATTTATATATGTCCCGGATATTTTCCCAAATCTATAATCATAATGACTGCTTTATTCCCAGCTGTGAAGACGTTTGATGCTTTGGGCTGGATGTCTGGTAGACATTGAGATTCCAGAAGTTTCCTCAGTAGACCAGGGTCTGTTGTGAGTTCTGAAAATGAAAGGACGGGTTCTTTAACATGATAATGATCCAGATTCAGTAACAGAGCTGCTTTGTGTGAGTGATTGCAGCATTTCCTGTTTATATCCAGAGTCTTAAAGCTGGCCGAGTGTGAGGTCATAGCAGAAACATCTGAAGAACTGACCCTACTGAACTTCTGGATGTTTACACTGGATTAGCTGTGAagtgcctgtagctggacagagttCCACACTGCAGAGATATAACACCAGGGGTGCAGTTTTAgagattctaattctaattctcttaataaatgatgggtgtggttaattttggggtGTAATATGAAattataaaccaatcagagtgtatctttaagctcatcattccctttaagagtagatcaggtgagctctgactttggtggattgctattgtaacagtgcagctacctggacgtgttcaacaaactcttctcagcagaggaaactgagctgctggttgacgctgtgaaggagctccagcagctcatttacgggaacagcaatgttattttatttactattctgtttattgttgatgtagaagttgccaagatagcgatgaatgtctgactgttggcgtctgtctgacacacctcatttccagaccaccacgcccatcagtgtagatattagaggatttatttgcaaaaaaggagaaatggctgaaataacaaaaaaaaaacatgcagagctttcagacctcaaataatgcaaagaaaacaagttcatattcataaagttttaagagttcagaaataatcaatatttggtggaataatcctggttggtttttaatcacagtttttttcatgcatcttggcatcatgttctcctccaccagtcttacacactgcttttggataactttatgctctttactcctggtgcagaaattcaagcagttcagctgtgtgtgtgtgtgtgtgtgtgtgtgtgtgtaggggtgtggtAGTCTCTTGTGTTTGCATGCTCTAAAGTAGAAGGTGTTATTTGCGTGTCTCTTTACCCTTGGGTGCAAGGAAAcccacaagtgtgtgtgtgtgtgtgtgtgtgtgtgtgtgtggaggagtagagggatggagagggagagataatggaaagagtgagagagagtcataagggagagagagagagagagagagagagagagagagagagatagaatcatGCACCTGTTGAATTGTTTTGAATAAAACGTGtaaatcgtgtgtgtgtgtgtgtgtgtgtgtgtggttatgtgtgtgtgtgtggtagtgtgtgtgtgcgtgtgtgtgtgtgtatgtgtatccaCTTTAACATCAGACACAATGCTGTCTCTAATTTCCATATCAACCAACTCCCCTCCCCTCATTTGATTACAACCCTGCCTCTGtttaaacagatagatagatgaaagAATGGGGTGATGAGGGATGAGGTAATGGATTAGTGGATGGTGGGCTGATGGAGGCATGGACAGATAAAGTGATGAGGAGTGGAGTGATACAGAGATGGAGAGGCGGAGAGATAAAGGGATGCAGAGATAGAGGGGTGAAATGTTCGATAGTTGAAGAGATAGGTAAAGTGATAGAGGGATGACATGGAGGGATGAAAGGGTGGAGGGTTGTAAAGAAGCTGTTCAGATATGGTTTAAAGGTGTAGGCCGAGCTGAAGGAGGAGTGGAGTGATAGAGAAATGGAGATGGATGAGTGGAATGACAGGTAGTTAAAGAGGTAGGTGgagtgatggagggatgaaaGGGTGAAGGCTTTTACGCAAGCTGTTTAGATgtagtttgacaatatagtgGAGTGGATGGAAGAGTGGAGCAATAGAGAGATGCAGGAATGTAGAGATGAAAGGATGCAGAGAGCTGAAGAGATAGATGTAGTGATGTGATGAAATGGAGGGATAAAGGATGGAGGGTTTTACAGAAGCTGTTTAGATTTAAAGGTGTAGACCAAGCTGAAGGAGGAGTGGAGTGATGGGGATATGGACGGATGGAGAGATGAAGGGATACAGAGATGAAGGTGAAGAGGTAGATGGACTGATGGAAGGATGAAATTGAGGGATGAAAGGGTGGAATGTTTTACAGAAGTTGCTTCGATTGAAGATGAAGACAAAGCTAAAGGAGAAGTGGGatgatagagagatggagagataaagGCATGGAGATATAGAGAACTGAACTGGTAGATGGAGGGATGATTTGAGGGATAAAAGGGTGAAGGGTTTTGCAGAAGCTGTTTACATGTGGTTTGTAGATGTAGGCCAAGCTAAAGGAGGAGTGgagtgaaagaaagaaggagagatgcAGAGAGGAAGTGATGGAGAGGTAGAGTACTGGACTGATGGGTAGTTAAAGAGGTTGAGGGACTGATGGATGGATAAAGCAGATAGGGAAAGGTTGTATGCTTTTACAGAATCTGTTTAGATGGGGATTAAAGATGTAGTGGAGTGAAAAAAGGAGTGGAATGacagagggatggagagatgaagtgatgaagAGATAGAGAATTAGATTGATGGTAGTTGAAGAGGTAGGTGGACTAATGGAGGGATGAAATGGAGGGATAAACGGGTGCAGGCTTTTAGAATCTGTTTAAATGGGGATTGAAGATAAAGTGGAGTGGAAGGAGAAGTTGAAtgaaagagagatggagggatagaAAGATGAAAGGATGTAGAGATAAATTGTTGGAGAGGTAGAGGAGTGGACTCATGGGTAGTTTAAAAGGTAGGTAgagtgatggagggatgaaaTGGGGGGATAAAAGGGTGCAGGCTTTTACAGAATCTGTCTAGATGGTGTTTGTAGATGTAGGCCGAGCTGAAGCCTGGGGCTGGAGTAGAGGTCCTGCCCTGTTAGCTGCTGCTCTCCTGGGGCAGGGCTGGGCGGGTCTGTCCCCCGGGAATATGGAGTCTTCTTCAGTCTGTGGGAATTTTACTGCtgtgtgagtgggtgggtgtgtgCATATTTAAAGGGTCTGTAGACTGAAAAGAGGAtaacgtagagagagagagagagagagagaatgagggaacgagagagagagaaagaacgagagagaaagaaagcgagagagattTGAATGCAATACTGCTGCAGCTCTCGTTGCAGTGTTGCTAGGTTACTGTGCATCGAGAGCCCGGGCACCAGCGGATCGATACGTGGtttacgcgcacacacacacacacacacacacacacacacacacaccgagcatTCCAACCCTGGAACCCTGCATATCTGTCAGGAGTAGAATTGGGCGAGAGACACtaaaagcgaaagagagagagaaagagagagagagagagaggatgtagGGATGCAGAAGGAAACATAGGACTGACACATCCATGCCCCGCCCATAGCTACCGTTGCCGTGCATTCACATCAGCAGGAGGGGCACCTTCACTTCCATTGTGTTCACTATGGAATGCTGAACAGCACAAAAGCGAATGCAGGGTCAAATGCAACATTCGCCTTTATTGTAGACAAAGAACGATATTATACCTattttaaaagctaaaataaacacGTTTATAAGGTTCTTTGCagaaaatcactctcacataatgATAAAGATTTCTGATTGAGCCGTTTAGGGCTCTGtaacagacagtaggtacagatccctccatcagacaaagtctactggctaatcctgctgtttacCATTTGTGGTTCTCAACTAGCTAACCGAAATGACTGAAatgccgttttttttttaaactgatctaTGGGGTTTGGCTCTGGTGGGAGTTGACGACTTAGGGGTGGAGGTTTATGTCTtggtttattgtgatgtcataaaaagGGAGGAGCTAATCAAATGTCTCATAGAAGCAAATggttcctgacaccaaactctttcagctgatttacagaaaatgaagagtgtttggagtgtttttagGGGCAGTtgtaaaaagtatgttttgcCTAATATGTTCCCTTTAAACCGGTCAGTTTGATAAGCATCTGTTCATCTTCTTGTCTTATTGTCTTCTAAAAGCATTTGTAAGGGCTTGTTTTTTACACCTAAAGGTCTGAAACAAAGTCTAAACCAGGGTCcattgtattctgtacatttaatctggtttgttttgtccgatttcacactgcagtttagaacTTCTATTGTTTAGCGTGTGATGATATCGTGCCTCAACTACCCAAACCATTTAGAAAGATGTTTCCAGCTCTTCCAAAGTGTTGGATGGAGCTTCATTATTCCAGAGATCACCACAGTTCCAGTAGAAGTTCCAGTGCTCTACAGGTAAATGATGGGGCTTTATAGCCCTCTAGCCCACCATTAGCATTACTAGCATTGGAACTGTAATAAGGTCTTGAAATGCCCAATAGAAAATTTCTCACCCAATGAGAAATTTTCTCTCAGTAGTATCTGGGCAGATAGAACAAAGTTAGCTTTTCATTGGTCAGTCCTTCAGGAGCAGGACTGAAGGTCCTGCAAGTTAGATTAGCCGCCAGCATAATTGAAAAGATAGGAATCAcgattatgctaatgctaatgcttattaTCACAATCCTCAGATGCAACATATGAGACGCCTTGACGATTCAGATGTTTGTAGTGAA
Protein-coding sequences here:
- the LOC125785625 gene encoding germ cell nuclear acidic protein-like, with amino-acid sequence MDDECIGVEDMDDESKGMDDNCEGMDDESMDDEGEGMDDEGEGMDDESMDDESMDDESMDDEGEGMDDEGEGMDDESMDDESMDDESMDDEGEGMDD